In one Betta splendens chromosome 14, fBetSpl5.4, whole genome shotgun sequence genomic region, the following are encoded:
- the LOC114869387 gene encoding cysteine-rich and transmembrane domain-containing protein 1-like produces the protein MSSDPPPPYRTHFPEGASAPGFTPALSSQPAAFASSSYQIFPQTYTGGDQSFYQGCPGAFVSQPGYQGYHSGAPGAAYRWDGSKPYAEPPKHTVFMMGPQDQHHGMKDSCLKVCSALLCCCCLWDMFTSHLCCPLTSDLH, from the exons ATGAGTTCTGATCCACCTCCTCCATACCGAACTCATTTCCCAGAAGGCGCCTCGGCCCCTGGCTTCACTCCAG CTCTCAGCTCTCAGCCTGCAGCCTTTGCCAGCTCTTCATACCAG ATCTTCCCTCAGACTTACACCGGTGGAGACCAATCCTTCTACCAGGGCTGTCCAGGGGCCTTTGTGAGCCAGCCTGGCTACCAGGGCTACCACAGTGGGGCTCCAGGAGCTGCCTATCGCTGGGACGGGTCCAAGCCGTATGCCGAGCCTCCCAAACACACAG TGTTCATGATGGGGCCACAGGACCAACACCATGGCATGAAAGACTCATGTCTGAAGGTCTGTTCAGCCctgctgtgttgctgttgccTCTGGGACATGTTCACCTCTCACCTGTGCTGcccactgacctctgaccttcactGA